AAAGTTTTCCATTCTTTTTTTCCCGTGTCAAAAAGGTAAGCATCTGGTAAGCCAGTTTTGCCATCACCAGCTCCTTTCAAGAAATGGTTAAAGAATTTTGCTTCGATGTTCTTTTGGTAAAAGGTTGCTATGCTATCGCCAAAGTAAATGTTTGAATGTAAGGTTTGACCAGTTTCTCTAGACCAACGCCCATGGCCAAATGGCCCCATTACCAGCGTATTGTATGTATTCGGGTTGTTCTTTTCTATTGTTTTGTAAACATTTAGGGGTCCATATAGGTCTTCAGCATCAAACCAACCTCCCACTGTCATAACAGCATGATTTACATTTTTAAGATGTGGAATTATTGAACGTTTTTGCCAGAATTCATCGTAGTTAGGATGCTCAACAGTCTCTTGCCAGTAAAAATTATCTTTGTAATACTCGTTTACGTTTTTAAGTGATCCCAAGTCATATTGAAACTTAAATCCGTCTGTTGTTTTTGGGTCAATGAATTTATCATTGTACCAGCTCTTAGAAGTTGGTCCATCATGCTGTACCCCAAAAACAGGAAAAGTGAAGAGGTAGGATTGTATAAAAGCACCATTGTGGTGAAAATCATCAAAGTAGAAATCGCTAACTGGAGCTTGGGGTGAAGAAGCTTTCATAGCAGGGTGAGCATCTACGGCACCAGCAACTGTATAAAAACCGGGGTAGGAGATACCCCATTGACCTACTTTGCCATTATTGTTTGGCACGTTTTTAAGTAACCATTCTATAGTATCATACGTATCAGAGCTTTCGTCTGGAGCTATTCCTTCGCCATTACCAGAGTTATTAGGAGTCATATTTGTCCATGTTCCCTCGCTCATCCATCGACCACGTACATCTTGATAAACGAAAATGTATTTTTCTTTCATCATAGTTTCTGATGGGCCTAGTTTGGCAGGGAAAACTCCTGGTTCGTATGGTGCCACACTATAACATGTCCGTTGCATCATCATTGGGTATTTGTTGCTTGGCGATGCATCTTTAGGGATGTACACATGCGTGTAAAGTTTAGTGCCATCACTCATAGGAATACTTTGTATGAGTTTGGTGTAATTGTTTTCTATCCAGTTGTTTTGGGCAAAAACATTAACACTGAAGAAGCTTATAAGTATTAGGAGGTACTTGTTCATTGATATGAAGTATTAGGTAAAGATTTAATTGGGCTCAATTTACTGTTTTTCTTTTGTGAAGTGAGAGAAGAAGTAGTGTTTTTGATAAGAAAATGCTCTTCATTCTAAAATGAGGAGAGTTAAATAAAGCATTACTATATCTTGCCAACAACTGATTTCCACCCACGTCTAGGAGCATTGATAAAAACAGAAAGTTCTTTCCAAAGTTGATCAGCTATTTCCTTATTTTTTTCAATTTGGTTATTTCCTTCACGGTATTCATTTTCAATGTCATAGAGTGCTAATGGTTCCTTTTCATTTGCCAATAGTTTCCAATTACCTTTTTGGGCGGCATAGGTAGCAGATGGCTGTGGTCTTTTCCCCAAACCTTGATAACCAGCATTTACATTGTCTATTTGCCAAAACATAGTTTCGTGTGCAATGATAGGCTTCCCTGTCCATTGTGACCATAGGCTTTGACCATCAAGATTTGTGGGAGTTTCAATATTCAGTCCATCACATATACTCGGTAAGATATCGGCAAAATGAAGTTGTTGGTAGCTGTAGCCATTTCGAGGAATTTTGCCTTCCCACACGACAAAGAAAGGAACTCTTATGCCACCATTATGAAGGTCGGTTTTGTGTCCAATAAATGGCCCAGATGAGCTTTGAAAAGCAGCACCATTATCTGAGCTAAAAATAATTAGGGTGTTTTCCAAAAGGTTGTTTTCTTCTAAGTATGCCGTGATTCGCCCTATTTGAAGGTCTAAATGCTTTATCATTGACCTATATAGCAGTTGATCGCCTGTTGCTCCTAGTTTCTCAAACTCTTCAACAAATGGCTCAATGGGCTCATAAGGGGTATGAGGGGTATCAAACCATAAATTCAAGAAAAATGGTTTCTTGGTTGAACTCATAAAGTTGATGGCTTCATCTACTTTTATGGTTTCCCAATTGCCTACTTGATGAGGTGCTTTGACGTCATTTCGAACCATGGTTTTGCCTCCTTCGCGGTAAAGTAACCTGTTACGAATGAGGTCTTTTCGCACGATGGGGTCTTCAATGTTAACTAAGTAATGATCAAAACCCTGTTCGTGCGGTCCTGGGTTAGCTTTTTTGCCAGCTTGTCTTGCTTCAAAGTCTTTTATTCTGACACCTCCTAGGTGCCACTTACCTATATGTGCGGTGGTATAGTCTTTTTTCTTTAGGGCCTTTGAAAGATTAAATTCTTCTACTGGTAAGAACTCATCATTATCGGTGAATGCCCATTGGATGTCATAACGAAGTGGGAATTTTCCAGTAAGTAGACAAGCTCGTGAAGGAGTGCAAACAGCTGATCCAGCATAGGCACGATTGTAAACCGTGCCCATTCTAGAAAGTTTATCAATGTTTGGCGTATGATTTACTGGACTTCCCATGTATGAAAGGTCGCCATAGCCCATATCATCAGTTAGGATGAAAATGATGTTTGGCTTCTGGGCTTTCGATATAAAACCTACTAAGCAGAAAAGAAAAAGGAGTTTCTTCATTATATATTGAGCGTTGAATTCTAAGCATTAAAGAACGCAAATATTTAACTGAAGTATAAGCAAATGTTGATTAATGACCACTTTAGAGCAAATTAGACATCATCTATTTAGCCTTTATTTTAGTATTCGTCCGTGTGACTTTCCCAAATCAAAGAAGCTGCACCGGCAATAGCGGCAGTTTTTCCTTCCATTCCAGAGCTTAATAGTTTCACTTTCCCTTTGTAAACCTGTAGCAAATGTTCCTCAAAATAAGTGTGAAGTGGGTCCATTATCCATTTACCACTATTGACAAGCCCACCTAATAGAAAGAATGCTTCTGGTTGTGTAAAGGCCGTAAAATTAGCAAGAGCGATACCTAAAATTTTGGCTGTATAATCAAAGGCTTTAATAGCAATAGGGTCACCTTCTTCCGCTGCTTTGGTTATGTCCTCTCCATGCAAATCGTTGTAAGCAATAGACCTAAACCTACTTTCGTCTAAGTGTTTGCTTTGCATGTACATGATGGTTCGTTTTAAACCGGTGGCAGAAACATAAGCTTCTAAGCCTCCCTTTACACCTAAACCGGTAATTCTGCCGTCGCCTAAGGTCATGTCTATGTGACCTAATTCTCCTGCGAAACCATCAAAGCCATCTATTAGCCTTCCATTTGCTACTATCCCAGAGCCAAATCCAGTACCGAGGGTGATAACAATAAAGTCCGTCATTCCTTTGGCATTTCCGAAGAGCATTTCGCCTAATGCCGCCACACTTGCGTCATTCATGATTTTCATTGGCATGGGCATGCGTTCATTCAATTTCTCTAAAATAGGAACTGTGCC
This portion of the Spirosomataceae bacterium TFI 002 genome encodes:
- a CDS encoding Arylsulfatase A, whose amino-acid sequence is MKKLLFLFCLVGFISKAQKPNIIFILTDDMGYGDLSYMGSPVNHTPNIDKLSRMGTVYNRAYAGSAVCTPSRACLLTGKFPLRYDIQWAFTDNDEFLPVEEFNLSKALKKKDYTTAHIGKWHLGGVRIKDFEARQAGKKANPGPHEQGFDHYLVNIEDPIVRKDLIRNRLLYREGGKTMVRNDVKAPHQVGNWETIKVDEAINFMSSTKKPFFLNLWFDTPHTPYEPIEPFVEEFEKLGATGDQLLYRSMIKHLDLQIGRITAYLEENNLLENTLIIFSSDNGAAFQSSSGPFIGHKTDLHNGGIRVPFFVVWEGKIPRNGYSYQQLHFADILPSICDGLNIETPTNLDGQSLWSQWTGKPIIAHETMFWQIDNVNAGYQGLGKRPQPSATYAAQKGNWKLLANEKEPLALYDIENEYREGNNQIEKNKEIADQLWKELSVFINAPRRGWKSVVGKI
- a CDS encoding glucokinase, translated to MDLVIGIDIGGTKTKIGLVNKEGKCLADTFFRTKEYPSIDDYLDKVVTTVEELKAKVKEANILGCGIGAPNASSKNGTIENASNLLWKGTVPILEKLNERMPMPMKIMNDASVAALGEMLFGNAKGMTDFIVITLGTGFGSGIVANGRLIDGFDGFAGELGHIDMTLGDGRITGLGVKGGLEAYVSATGLKRTIMYMQSKHLDESRFRSIAYNDLHGEDITKAAEEGDPIAIKAFDYTAKILGIALANFTAFTQPEAFFLLGGLVNSGKWIMDPLHTYFEEHLLQVYKGKVKLLSSGMEGKTAAIAGAASLIWESHTDEY